Part of the Geodermatophilus obscurus DSM 43160 genome is shown below.
GGCGGGCCTGGTTCACCGGATCGCGCGCCTTCCGGCCCGACCTGTCGGTGCTCGCCCTCGTCGACGGTGCGGTGGCCGGCTACGTGCTCAGCTACGTCTACGACGCCGACACCCGCGCGACCGGCGTGCGGCAGGCCCACCTGGGGCAGCTCGGGGTCGTCCGGCCCGCCCGGGGGCGCGGCATCGCGTCGGCCGCGATCGTCGCGGCCCTGGCGGCCGCTGCCGCCGCCGGCTGCGCCACCGCGGGGCTGCAGGTCGACACCGAGAACCCCACCGGCGCGTTCGGCCTGTACCGGCGGCTGGGCTTCACGCCGGTCCGCACCCGCGTCCAGTGGGCCTGCACCCTGCAGCCCGTGCCATGAGCTGGGCCGACGACACCGGGCTGGTCGAGCTGCCTAGCGGCGTCCGGGTCCGCGGCCGCCGGCTGGGCGCTCCGGCGTCCCCGGCCGACCGGGCGGTGGTCCTCGGCAGCGGCCCGCTGCCGCCGTGGCCGGCGCGCCGGGTGCGCTGGCCGGACTTCGGGGTGCCGTCGGACCCCGCGGACGTCCTCGCCGCACTGATCGAGGCGCTCGACCGGGCGCGGGCGGGGGAGCGGGTGGAGGTGGCCTGCCGCGGCGGGGTCGGCCGCACCGGCACCGCGCTGGCCGCGCTCGCCGTCCTCGACGGGGTGCCGGCCGACGACGCCGTCCGGTGGATCCGCGAGCGGTACTCCCCGCGCGCGGTGGAGACGCCCTGGCAGCGCCGCTGGCTGCGCACGCTCGGGCCGGCGGACCGGCGCCACACCGGGTAGGCCCCGTCCAGAGGCTCGCCGCGACCTCGGGAGCGGTGAGGGGGACGGGGTCCTCTCGGAGTGGTGGGTGCAGAGGGGTCCTCCTAGGGTCCGGCGCATGGTCAGCGTCGATCAGCCCACCCCGGACACCGCCCGCGCGCACCGCGCCGTGGAGCCGCTGCACAACCACGTCTACTTCTCGCCCGAGCAGGACGAGTACCTCACCGCGGTCGGCCTGCGCCCCGGCCGGATGTGCTACTTCGCCGGCCGGGCGGCCGCCATGGGCGCCGGCGGGCCCGGCACCGTCGTCGCCACCTTCTCGAACTTCGCCCCGGCGCTGGTGGCCCGGCACGTGCCGCGCGCGTGGACCCTCGCCTCCCCGGAGCAGGTGCTCGCCGCCCGGCTCGACGGGGCCCGCGCCTCGCTGACCCGGCTGCTCGGCGGGCCGGAGGCCGCGGCCGCGCCGGAGGTGGCCGAGCTGGCCGGCCTGCTGCGCGAGGCCTGCACCGCGCTCACCCCGGAGGGCCGCCCGCTCTACGCGGCGCACGCCGACCAGCCGTGGCCCGACGAGCCGGTGCTGTCGCTGTGGCACGGGGCCACGCTGCTGCGCGAGCACCGCGGCGACGGGCACGTCGCCTGCCTGCTGCGGTCGGGGATGTCCGGGCTGGAGGCGCTGGTCACGCACACGTGGACCGGCCGCGGCTTCACCGAGGCCGCCGCCCGGGCGACGCGGGGGTGGAGCGAGGAGGAGTGGGACGCGGCCTGCGAGCGGCTCACCGCACGGGGCCTGCTCACCGACGGCGGGTTGACCGACGAGGGCCGCCGGCTGCGCGCCGAGGTCGAGGCCGGCACCGACGAGCTCTCCGCGGCGCCCTGGGTGCACCTCGGTGCCGAGCGGACCGCCCGCGTCGTCGAGCTGGGCCGCGCGCTGTCGAGCCGGCTGGTGGCGAACGGCGCATACCCGGCCGGCGTCTTCTCCGCCCGGTGAGCGGGCCCCGCGTCCCGGAGGCGGCCGAGGAGGGGCCGACGGCGGAGCTGCTGCGCGTCCGCCGCGGCGGGCAGCTGTCCGCGCTGGACCGCCTGCTGCTGCACAGCCCGCCAGTAGCCGAGGGCTGGAACGCCCTGCTCGGCGCGCTGCGCGGGGCGACGACGCTGTCGGCCGACCTGCGCGAGCTGGTCGTGCTGCGGGTGGCCGTGCTCAACGACGCCGACTTCGAGTGGGTCTCGCACGAGCCGATCGCCCGCCGCGCCGGGCTGGCCGAGTCGCAGCTGGAGGTGCTGCGCCGTCCCGGTGCCGCCGCCGAGCCGGTGTGGACGCCGGTGCAGGCCGCCGTCCTCGCGTTCACCGACGCCTCCACGCGCGACGTCGCCGTCCCGGACGGGGTGTTCGCCGGCGTCCGGGCCCACCTCGACGACCGGCAGGTCGTGGAGCTGGCCGTGCTGGTCGGCGGCTACGCGATGGTGTCGCGCTTCCTCGTCGCGCTGCAGGTCCCGCCGCCGTCGGGAGAGGTTCCCGGCTGACCCGAGCCTCCCTATGGTCGGGATCCCACTCCCAGGGAGGGCGTCATGACCGCGACCGAACGGCAGCAGGGGTCCGGACGGCGGACCGACGTCGACGCCGCGTTCCGCGGCTCGGCCACCTACCGCAGCCTGGGCGAGCAGCAGCTGAGTCCGGCGGAGGAGCGCTTCGAGAAGGGACGCCGCACGGTCGGGCTCTTCCTCGCCCCGATCGTGGCCATCGTCTTCGCTCTCCTGCCGCTGGACCTGCCGAACCAGCAGCAGCTGCTGGCGGCGATCCTGCTCGGCGTCATCATCCTGTGGATCACCGAGCCGGTGCCCATCCCGATCGGCGGGCTGATCGGCGTCGGCGCCATCGTCGTCCTCGGGGTGGTACCCGCCGACGACGCGGTGGCCCCGTTCGGCTCGACGACG
Proteins encoded:
- a CDS encoding protein-tyrosine phosphatase family protein, translated to MSWADDTGLVELPSGVRVRGRRLGAPASPADRAVVLGSGPLPPWPARRVRWPDFGVPSDPADVLAALIEALDRARAGERVEVACRGGVGRTGTALAALAVLDGVPADDAVRWIRERYSPRAVETPWQRRWLRTLGPADRRHTG
- a CDS encoding SCO6745 family protein, with the protein product MVSVDQPTPDTARAHRAVEPLHNHVYFSPEQDEYLTAVGLRPGRMCYFAGRAAAMGAGGPGTVVATFSNFAPALVARHVPRAWTLASPEQVLAARLDGARASLTRLLGGPEAAAAPEVAELAGLLREACTALTPEGRPLYAAHADQPWPDEPVLSLWHGATLLREHRGDGHVACLLRSGMSGLEALVTHTWTGRGFTEAAARATRGWSEEEWDAACERLTARGLLTDGGLTDEGRRLRAEVEAGTDELSAAPWVHLGAERTARVVELGRALSSRLVANGAYPAGVFSAR
- a CDS encoding carboxymuconolactone decarboxylase family protein, giving the protein MSGPRVPEAAEEGPTAELLRVRRGGQLSALDRLLLHSPPVAEGWNALLGALRGATTLSADLRELVVLRVAVLNDADFEWVSHEPIARRAGLAESQLEVLRRPGAAAEPVWTPVQAAVLAFTDASTRDVAVPDGVFAGVRAHLDDRQVVELAVLVGGYAMVSRFLVALQVPPPSGEVPG